From Quercus lobata isolate SW786 chromosome 11, ValleyOak3.0 Primary Assembly, whole genome shotgun sequence:
ACAgtttttagatttaggtgtgagtgagttttgccattattcccaaactcacgtttaagtctagagtctgttttagggtgttttgtcacggaatagccaaaaggggagattgtaaggttgaatttaatcaactatgtgttggctttattccgtgacaaatttacttgtaatacagcacttagaaaccctgtatttaggtgggaatcgtGTAAGGGTAAtgtgtgaaagagtgtgaagaaatgctcaagactgtgcaatGAAGCAAGGACTTGTGGCTGGATCTCGCgagaggctcgcggcttgcaagctgccaaaagttgcacacgcgtAAAgtatgcaggggagctgaacagtcatgccagctggagcactacaggacaaaaatccagactggccattcagttagcttgtggcttgaactcgcgactcagtcaagtcgcgaggttaagtcgccagccaaccctgttttggaaaaactgactctttgcattccattcttacaccagtataaatactcctcattcccacaaaatatgtgtggttATTCAGAAAGAataaccctaagagaggtttcttcaaaacacccacccaattagagagagctactcattcttagagagaaatctttgtagtctcttcttattccctctctcattgtcatacctattgagaggagatttctatccaaacactacccatacccatttagagtgttaaGTGTTTTTcggagctttgggaagcattggaagatgccaaggatggcggatgctatggattatagcggaatccagtaagttagaaaagaaaaaggttcggcacaacctcgttggagcaaaaagtttggagggcttaagtacatcgagtagattaggcttggagggtctattgctgttcatgtatcccaactacattttctagtggattattgaccacttggagggcggtggagaggttttacgccgaaagcttcggtttcctcttcgataacacatcgttgtgttgtccttgtgtttacgtctctcttcccttaatatttgccttttattttctgatgtggatgtgattttaattggcttaaattgtttaccaattctgtttataacttgtgttcattttccgcacacttattgtttgtcataaagcttgaattggtaattttgttattgggggtctgaacattcaagggtgttttatacactatttgaactttcaggaAGAATGGCCCGCCATCAACGGTAGCCTCCCAAAGCGTcccaagaaaaaggacaagtactATAGGACAGCCACGGGAGCATGGTGTAGGAACAGCtcaaggagaaactgtcacctccacattaaatgcccacaactaacgttctggccgcattaatgaggaaatgactcCTGAACAGTGCGGTCTTGATTTCTATAACTCACTGAAagtttgggaaggtggctgatgggacaggcactcgaGTAGTGATCAACAGATAGAGGGCCAAAATCGACTGAAGggggatatataatgtgagaaatcctccaggaaaagaagaagaaaagaaaaaagggaataCGGTAGCAATTTGAATGATCTTAAAAACCTTTGTAACCTAGCATtgaagaaataataagaacacTAAGTTCCTCAGACGAAATACCCGAGAATAGAATTTCATACTTTAGTCCATATCCTTGTTATTCAATCCATTTATAACCGTGTCTAGTTGTTGTAATCCTCACTAAGACTTAGTTCTTAAACctactctctataaatttattttattgggttagTTGGGCTTGAGTCCACTCATCTAGTAGTAGAAGTGCTCAATctcagtccttacaattggcgctgtctgtgggaagaacttgtgtgttAGTAAGGGCAACAATCAAGCATGGTAGGATCAGGCCCTCATCAAGCAGGCTCCCATCAGTCTAAACCGACTAGATCCCAACAACAGGGTAACTTTCCTAACCTTGAGTGTGATCGAAATGAAAGGAATGGAAGGTTTCGAGATGGAAGTGTGCACACCACTCAAACCAGCAAAAGCTATTCTCGTGTGGGCAGTCACATGctccagaggcaaaataacaaCCAGGCCGTGCAACCAAAAGAAGTTAGGAGTCATGCATCCCAGAGACAGAATGATAAGCAAGCCATGCAGCAAGAGATAGATGATTTGAAGAGAAAGCTGCGCCATGCACAACGAAGGCAATCTCATTCTAGGCCTGACATACCCTCCAATGATGAAAGTGACGATGACTATAGGCAAAGATCGAGAACTCCCCCAAGTGAGACCTTTTCTCATGAAGAAGAGCACTACCGGAGGCGTAAGCGTAAAAGCCCATCTcctaggggcttgggaaacgatgccatgagcaGGGCACTGGATCAACTCTCCAAGTCACCTTTCACACACCACATAAAAAGGGGTATACTTCCTCAACGATTCCAGCAGCCAACCTTCGCCATTTACAACGGCAAAATAGACACTGTGGAGCATGTGAACCAGTTCAACCAAAGGATGGCTGTCCATTCTAAAAACGAGGCGctgatgtgcaaggttttcCTGTCTAGCTTAGGACCAGTggcaatgaggtggttcaatggatTAAAGATGAATTCCATAGATTCTTATAGGCAGCTGATCTAAGCCTTTGGCTCCCGTTTCGTCACAAATAGCAGAGCTCCTCAGCCCTTGAGCGCTTTATTATCGTTATCCATGCATGATGGAGAAACTCTAAAGGCTTACTCCGACAGATATAGGGAGATGTATAATGAAATGGATGACAATTTTGACGATGTcgccatcagcaccttcaaaaaTAGTCTCCCAGCCAAGCACAGCTTGAGGAAGTCTCTGACTGGTAAGCCTGCCATTagtgtgcgccaactgatggaTCGGATCGATAAGTATAAATGAGTAGAGGAAGACCAGCTACAAGgtaaaggaaaagagaaggttatccctcaggagaggagggatttcaggtcggaccgatATAACAGCAATCGCTCGAGGAGAGATTTCGTAGGGCAATCTGGAGTAACCAATATGCAGACTGTCAATACCGTATTCCGAGAACCAGTACATTGGGTgttggagaaaatcaagaacgaGCCATACTTTAAGTGGCTGAATAAGATGGCGGGAAAGTCCACGAGGCACAATCAGAACTTTTACTGCCAATACCACTAGGACCACGGACATACCACGGAGAACTATATGAACCTCTAGAACTATCTGGACCAGCTAGACCGAGAAGGAAAGCTGAAGCACCTTCTACATCATTCCGAGGGTCATCAAGGCCAGACCCACCAGGAACCCCAGAAAGATACTGCCTTAAGGCCACCCGTGGGGACAATCAATGTAATCCTAGCCGCGCTAGGAAGAACAGGCATGCACCCTTCACGAGTGTTATCCGTGACTCAGCTGCCTGCCGAGGAGTCCCAGCTAGGGTCGAAGAGGGCCAGAATGAATTTTCGCCCAATCTTAAGTTTTTTAGAAGAAGACAAGATTAGAACCACCCAGCCCCATGACAATGCGCTGTTGATCACTCTCAGAATCAGGGACTGCAATGTGAAAAGAGTGATGGTGGATGGCGGCAATGCTGCAGAGGTTATATACCCCGACCTCTACAAGGGGCTGAGGTTAAAACGGGAAGATTTAGTGCCCTATAGCTCTCCTTTGATGAGTTTCGACGGGAAAGCTGTTATTCCAAAGGGCATGATTAGGCTGCCCATCCGGACTGACCCAGAGATAGTGGAGGTGAGCTTTATAGTGGTGGACACCTATTCCCCCTATATAGCCATCGTCGGTATACCCTGGCTCCATACCTTAGGGGCTGTCGCTTCCTCGttgcatcagaaggtgaaattcccGTCAGAGGACCAGGTTCTCAAAATCCGTGGTTACCAATCCATGACAAGGCAGTTTGTGGTGACTGCCATCTCACATCGGCTCGATGCAGATCCCTCGGCCTCCGCTAAAAAGAATTTATAGCAATCAAGGGCCTCGGTGTCGCCTCCTGATACAGCTGCCAAGGAGGCGAAATGCAAAGATCTAGAGGAGGTGGTTATTGGTGATGACCTAGAGAAGTTTTTTCGGGTGGGGGCTCAGCTACCCCTTCAGGAGAAGGATGAGTTGATTGagtttctcaaaagaaatattGACGTATTTGCATGAGATGCTTGTGATGCTCTCGGGATTGATCCAGCCTTCATCTGTCACCATCTCAATGTCAACCCGTCCATCACTCCCAAGAAGCAGCCACCTCGTCGCCCATCAAGAGAGCACGCCGATGCGATTAGGGACGAAGTGGCAAAGCTTAAGCatgcaggggctatcaaagaggttttttacctCGAATGGTTGGCCAACACCGTGGTGGtcaagaaaaaaagtgaaaaatggtGGGTTTGTGTAGACTTCATGGACCTAAATAAAACATGCCCAAAAGACTCATTCCCCATGCCTCGGATAGACCAGCTGGTGGATGCAACAgtaggccatcctcggatgagtttcttagatgcctttcaaggctatcatcaaataccactagcccTGGAGGATCAGGAGAAGACAGCCTTCATGACACCTACTGGGAACTACCACTACAAGGTAATGTCGTTCGGTCCGAAGAACGTAGGGTCcacttatcaaaggatgatgacaagAATGTTCGAGCAGCAGTTGGGCAAGAGTATCGAaatctatgttgatgatatggtggtgaagtgtaaagtggtgtccgagtATTTAGGAGACCTCGGCAGCACCTTTGATGTCTTAAGGAAGCATAAGCTGCGCCtaaatgcttccaaatgctcattCGGCGTGGgatcaagaaaatttttagaCTACATGGTTactcataggggaattgaggtgaacccTAACTAGATCAAGGCTATTAATAACTTAAAACCACCGCAAAACACcaaggaggtccaaaagcttaCTGGAATGATCGCAGCCCTGAATCGATTCATTTCCAGATCGATGGATAGATGCAGACCATTCTATCTCTTGATtaacaagtggaaaggatttgagtggtcCGAGGATTGTATTGCGACCTTCCAGCAACTCAAGGAATACCTATCCCAGCCATCtatcatgtctagtcctgaGGCCGATGAAGTCCTATACGCATATATTGCTATGGCCCCCTATGCCGTGAGTTTAGTGCTAATACGGGATGACAATGGCCTTCAAAAGCCAGTCTATTACGTGAGTAAGTTGCTGCACGAAGCTGAGGTCAGATACTTACCCTTGGAGAAAGCCATACTAGCTGTGGTCAATGCTACgcgaaagcttccccattatttccaagcccACACAGTGGTTGTTCTAACCCAACTACTTTTGAAGTCCATACTTCGGACCGTTGATTACACTGGAAGGATTGCCATATGGAGCACAATTCTGGGAGtttttgacatcaagtacatgccttgGACCTCCATAAAGGGCCAGGTCCTAGCTGACTTGGTGGTTGAATTTGCTAAACCACTAGTAGAAATAGTAGCCAAGGAGCgcaacatggatggaaaatcggttggagTAATCTCTACGCCAGGACCCTCATGTTGGAAGGTGTACGTTGATGGCACAGCAAATCAAAAGGGGTCCGGAGTGGGGCTAGTCCTAATATCTCCTGAGAAGACTATCATAGAGAAATCCCTGAGACTTGGGTTCTCGGCCacgaacaacgaagccgaatTCGAGGCCTTGTTACAAGGAATGGCCATGGTGTAGAAGATGGGAGGAAAAGGAGTAGAGATTTCCTGGACTCGAGACTAGTAGTGGGCCAGGTAAAGGGAGAGTTCAAAGCCAGAGATGCGAGGATGCAAGAGTACCTAAGCCAGGTTAAACGCTTGCAGTCAGACTTCGACCTTTTCAGCCTGTCATATGTCTCCAGAAGTGGAAACACTTATGCAGATTTATGGGCCACGCTTGCTACCTCCTCAGCAGGGGGTCTGCCTTGAATTATTCTTGTCGAGCATCTGGATAGAGCAAATGAGGTTGCAAAGGGCATGGTTCATATCCATGAGGTTAGAATGGGTCCTaactggatggaccctatagtGAGGTTCCTCAAAGATGATATTTTGCCCGAGGAGAAGTCAGAGGCTGAAAAAATACGAAGAAACGCCCCTCGGTTCTGGTTGTCCGAAGACCACAAATCGTATAAGCGCTCATATTCTGGGCCATATTTACTGCATGTTCACCCTGAAGCATCAGAATTACTACTTGAAGAGCTGCACGAAGGGATTTGTGGGagtcacacaggaggaagatctcTGTCGCACCGAGCCATTACCcagggatattggtggccaGGGATGCAGAAGGAAGCCTTGGGATATGTTAAGAAGTGTGACCAGTGCCAAAGGTTTGCCCCAAATATTCATCAGCCAGAAGGGGTCCTCAACCCTTTATCCAGTCCATGGCCATCCGTCTAGTGGGGGCTGGATATTGTAGGCCTTTTCCCTAAGGTAGTAGGAAATAAGAGATATCTGTTGGTCGGaatagattacttcaccaaatgggtcgaagcAGAGCCATTGGCCAACATCAGAGATGTGGATGTTAAGAAATTTATCTGGAGAAATATTGTTACACGATTCGGGGTCCCTCGTACCCTCATTTCAGATAATGGACTCCAATTTGACAGCAAAGCCTTTAGAAAATACTGTTGCGAACTGGGGATCACTAACAGGTACTCAACTCCAACTTATCCTCAACGAAATGGACAGGCCGAGATTGTCAACAAGGTCATAGTCAATGGGCTaaagaagagactggatgacgccaagggaagatgggtagaagagctgcCGCAcatcttatggacttatcggactACACCACGGCGGTCAACAGGGGAGACACCTTTtgccatgacctatggggccgaggctaTTATCTCTCTAGAGGCAAGCTTCCCAACGCTGAGGACAAACTCCTTCACCCCAAACAATAATGATGAATTACTAGGGAAGAACCTAGATCTGATCGATGAACGAAGAGAGAAGGCAGTGATCCAGTTGGCCTATTACCACCAGAAGCTCAAGAAGGGATATGATGCCAATATGAAGCTTAGACCGCTAGCACCAAGGGACTTAGTGTTGAGGAAAGTTGTGGGTGCTGCTAAGAACCCATCCTGGGGAAAGCTTGGACCtaactgggaaggaccataccgaATTACTTCAATAGCGGGAATAGGTGCATACTACTTAAAGGACATAGATGAAAAATCTGTACCtcgtccatggaatgtaaataacctgagaaggtgttattattaataaaagcatttctctaattcaaattttaagtcTATTATGGTTATATGTCTTGTATTTCGGCAAccatctaagtactagacagaatcaaggtcttgcatggtcctcggactcaaacctatggggaaactaactacttctAGCAAGAGCTTAGGTGGCAGGTAGAATCCAAATGCTGGGCGAACCCTCAGACCACAACCATTGAAGAAATTAACATGATCAAGCATTCGTGCAAGTTGCAAATATAGCCTAAATATACACTCGGTACCCTGGATCATCTACTCGGCCCCTGTCCCCTAAAGATGTAAGCAAACGCAAACTAAGTGTCCCCTTAATGCTAGTGAATTGGAATTTAAAAGTCTAATTTCAGATGTGGTATGCACATAACCATTTTTACCCATTAGGATAACCAACTCATGAAACACGAGATTcacactaataataataataataataataacaataaacacataatgtaaagaaaggaatttcatacatttaatctaaaagtttaattacaatgatgccaataaaaaataaaaaataaataaataaaaggaggCAAAACTAAAACAGAAGCTAGACGACCTATTTCTTCAGCTTTATCTTGATTCCATCCTTGGAGAGCTGAGTAGAAATGACCTCAGGACCCTTGGAGCCCTCACTAAGGGGAACAGTTTGAAGGGGTTGAATCGAGAGAGCTAGCTCCTTGGCATGAGGGGCCTGAGCATCAGCTGTAGACTCTGCAGTCTTCTGGGGCGCTTTAGGGTTCAGGTTTTCCTGTGTTTCTGTTGCCCCAGGAAGCTCACCCTCCTCGGCTGGCTCATTATGAGCGGTTATGGCTAGAGCAGTTTCAAGCCAAGCAGCCTTAGCCTCCTCAGGAGCAACCTCAGCCTCGAAACTGGCAAAGGCAGTTTCACGGATGGTTGGAGGGTAGTATACATTCTCCACCTTCCACAGATCGgatgaagcctcaaccccagcttgTTTAAGGGTTTCATTCCAAACCTGGGAACAGTAGAGCCTGCATACTCCAGGTACTTGAGCCTTGAGAGTGGCCTGGGTCTCAGCCACTCCCAAGTCATAAGCCTCCTCCTCGGCTTTCTCCTTGGAGCTCTTAGCCTCCGTTCTGGCGAATTCCGCCTCTGCCTTTGCCCTCAAGGCCTCATCCCTAGCCCACTCAGCAATGTTCTTGGCCTCCTCTGCCTCGGCcagtttcttcttcaaatcagtTATTTGCTCCTTGGCAATCTTCAACTGATCCTCGGCCTCGAGTAGGCACCTTGTTTAGTCCTTAGCCTACTTCTGAACGCCAACTAGGCCTGCTTCAGCGCTATCTCGGGCCCTCGTCATCTCCTTCAGCTCCTCCCTTGCTTTCAAGAGATCGGCCTCGAAGTTTTTAAGGGTCTGTGTAGTGTCCAAGCGCTTGTCACGCTCAAGCTCCATGAACCTGCTCTGCTCCTTAGCATCCTCTTCTAGCCTATAAGTGGCCTGGACAACCTGTCAATTGAAACAAGCATACGGTAAGTTGGAAACCAAGGAACAAAAATCAACGGAGTCACACAAGTGttagaaatcttaccatgcccaagtacctcttgATGTTGAGAAAGACCTCCTGCCTCCTCAAATTCCCCAGCTTGGCCATATCGGCGGGAAGTAGCAGGGTCCTTTCCAATGCATTAGCCATGTAGGTGCCTTCGCCCCCTCGGAAGTCCCTAAGGGAGGCGTTGTTCATCAATGGCTCCCCGTGGAGCATTAGGGTAGGAAGCCAGGCCTGGGGCTTGGACTGAGCGGCGACCTCCTTTTCTTGGCCTAAGTGCCCGATTTTTAATTGCTTTGAAGCTCGTAGGGCTTCATCTTCCTCCTGAGAGGAGCGATATTTTCCCCCATCCATGGGCTCCTTGCCTTTGGAAGTCCTCTTTCTTTCTGGATTGGCGGCCTCAGGCCGAGGAGGCAGAGTCAACTGGGAAGAGGGAGGAAGCCTGGACCGACGAGACGATGGTTGTAATTGGGTGGAAGATGCCCTCGTTTGAGCAGGCTGAGGCTGGGGTGAAGGAGGAGGAAGTTTGGATTGTGACCTCCTCAGTGCGTCCTTCCCCA
This genomic window contains:
- the LOC115968444 gene encoding uncharacterized protein LOC115968444, with product MNFRPILSFLEEDKIRTTQPHDNALLITLRIRDCNVKRVMVDGGNAAEVIYPDLYKGLRLKREDLVPYSSPLMSFDGKAVIPKGMIRLPIRTDPEIVEVSFIVVDTYSPYIAIVGIPWLHTLGAVASSLHQKVKFPSEDQVLKIRGYQSMTRQFVVTAISHRLDADPSASAKKNL